A stretch of the Glycine soja cultivar W05 chromosome 13, ASM419377v2, whole genome shotgun sequence genome encodes the following:
- the LOC114381585 gene encoding uncharacterized protein LOC114381585: protein MIDQGRLEVSSEREEEQHVYMQSADEEGPKKPKPLVIHFTRDTAPQRPQHPLTVSGGRSIPFPYKNNCAVPWRYAPPSSRKEEATDISSLSDKVTNITGLSGITRSGRVFAPPSLSIQLANTKGKARMTEGQNVKVIPVPDEDVPMKDLSEGREGCGKKEVSLEEADEFLRIIQQSEFKVIEQLNKIPARVSLLELLMSSEPHRALLVKVLNEAHVAQDISVEGFGGIVNNITANNYLTFAEEEIPAEGRGHNMALHVSVKCMEHVMAKVLIDNDSSLNVMPKRMLEKLLFNVSHLRPSSMVVRAFDGSRQKVRGEIDLPVQIEPHTYQVTFQVMDINPAYSCLLGRPWIHSVGVIPSTLHQKLKFVVEGHLVIVSGEEDILVSCPSSMPYVEAVEESLEMTFQSFEVVSIASVDSLSRQPRLSDAAMMVARVMLGHGYEPRMGLGKNNDGRTSLVSTRGNRGKFGLGYKPMQADIRKNISKRKNKGQGSRSDDESHEGTNTGDLVVDFEQEASPTEDEEDEDVGLPLELERIIAQEDREMRLHQEETELVDLGTDNRRREVKVGTDMPGLSSDIIQH from the exons atgatagaccaaggccgACTTGAGGTCAGCAGTGAGAGGGAAGAGGAACAACATGTATACATGCAGTCGGCAGATGAAGAAGGACCTAAAAAGCCTAAACCCTTGGTAATACATTTCACCAGGGACACGGCTCCCCAAAGACCTCAACACCCCTTGACAGTGTCGGGCGGTAGATCTATTCCGTTTCCTTACAAGAACAACTGCGCAGTTCCGTGGAGGTATGCTCCTCCGAGCAGTAGGAAGGAAGAAGCTACCGACATCAGCTCACTATCGGACAAAGTGACCAATATCACCGGGCTAAGCGGCATAACCCGCAGCGGTCGCGTGTTCGCACCCCCTAGCCTGTCGATACAGCTCGCAAACACTAAAGGGAAAGCAAGGATGACCGAAGGACAAAATGTCAAAGTGATCCCCGTGCCGGACGAGGATGTTCCGATGAAGGATCTTTCTGAGGGACGAGAGGGCTGTGGCAAGAAGGAGGTATCACTCGAGGAGGCTGatgagttcctccgcattatccaacaaagcgagttcaaaGTCATTGAACAACTCAACAAGATCCCAGCTAGAGTCTCCCTTCTGGAActgctcatgagctctgagcctcatcgagcTTTGCTGGTAAAGGTCTTGAATGAAGCTCACGTAGCCCAAGACATTTCCGTAGAAGGCTTTGGGGGAATCGTCAATAACATCACAGCCAACAACTACCTCACCTTCGCTGAAGaggaaatccccgccgaggggagaggacatAACATGGCTTTACAtgtgtcagtcaaatgcatggaacACGTTATGGCCAAAGTACTCATCGACAATGACTCAAGCCTGAACGTGATGCCTAAAAGAAtgttggagaaattgctatttAATGTTTCCCATCtaaggccaagttccatggtggtccgtgccttcgacggcagccGCCAAAAGgtaaggggagagatcgacctcccagtacagatagaGCCTCATACCTACCAGGTTACattccaagtgatggatatcAACCCGGCCTATAGCTGTCTTTTAGGGCGTccatggatccactcagtgggagtcatCCCCtccacactccaccaaaagttgaagttTGTAGTGGAAGGACATTTGGTCATAGTATCAGGTGAGGAAGACATCCTGGTAAGTTGTCCTTCCTCTATGCCATACGTGGAAGCCGTGGAGGAGTCATTGGAAATGactttccaatcttttgaggtagtaagcattgcctccgTAGATTCCCTCTCTAGGCAGCCCCGCCTGTCCGATGCGGCaatgatggtggcccgggtgatGCTGGGGCACGGTTATGAGCCCAGAATGGGTTTGGGCAAGAACAACGACGGCAGGACTAGCTTGGTAAGCACCAGAGGAAACcgcgggaagtttgggttaggctataaacctatGCAGGCTGACATAAGGAAAAATATCTCGAAAAGGAAGAACAAAGGCCAAGGCTCGCG atccgacgacgagtcccacgaaggtactaataccgggGACTTGGTCGtcgatttcgagcaagaagCAAGTCCGACGGAGgatgaagaggacgaggatgtaGGGCTTCCCCTAGAGCTGGAGAGGATAATCGCTCAGGAGGATCGAGAGATGAGGCtgcatcaagaagagacagaactcGTAGACTTAGGAACCGATAATCGAAGAAGGGAAGTAAAagtaggcacgg atatgcccggtttgagttctgataTCATACAACACTGA